The window GTGCTGGTGGGCAGCAAACCGGAGCTGGTTCGCAGCAAACAGGTGCTGGAGCTTCGCAGCAAACAGGAGCCGCGTCGCAGCAGTCGTTGCCACAGCCGAGAAGGCCACAAGCACTGGCGGACGAAGCGGACGAGATACAAACAGCAACCGCAACAGCGGCCATGGTACGAGCGAAATTCATTGGAAATTCCTTGTAGGTAGAGAGTGAATACACTCTGTAACCTTCAACGCAATTGTGCGTTTGGGGCAAACGTTGCCATCAGTTTGAACCCAATCGCGGTAGTCGTCGCGGTACAATTGACGCGATCGTCACTAGCCGAAGCGATTCGGCGGTGGAATAATGAACAGCAATCGCCGAAGCTGTCGAATTCCCGCAACTTTTCGGCGTCCAATGGCGGACAAATCGATCTGATCGTCATTGTTTAGCAAAAGACCTATTTCCTGCGAGGCATCGGACAAATTCGTCTGATCTCGCGAAGTATCCCCGCTTCAAACGGAGAAGCTTGATGTCGCGTTTGTTTTTGACTGCTGCCCTGGCCTGTGCAATGGCAATCCCCGCTGCGTTCGCCGCAGACCCTGCCACCGCTGACAAAGGACTGTGCCAAGGTGACCCAATCGGCGCGTTCTACGTGACCAAGGTCGCTGGTGCAGAAGATGACGGTGTCGAAGCCGGCGAAGCATTGTGCTACCGCTGCAAATACGGTTCGCGTCCCATGGTCATGGTCTTCGCCCGCCAAACCAGTGAACCCGTCGCGAAATTGGTCAAGGAACTTGACTCCGCCGTCGCCGCCAATGGTGACGCACAACTGAAAAGCTTTGTCACTCTGTTCGGCGAAAAAGCTGACAGTCTAAAAAGCGAAGGCAAAAAGATGGCTGCCAAGAATGTGCCAGTCGTCGTTGCCAAAGACAAAAACGGTCCCGCAAACTACAAGTTGTCTGACGAAGCACAAATCACCGTCGTGATCGCCAACGACTCGCAGGTTGTCGCCCGTCACGAGTTCGACGCTGACAAGATCGACGTCGCTGCTGTGATGTCCGAAGTCAAGCAAATGCTGAACTAATTGAATTTGAAAACTCGGAGCCCGAGTTTCCTACAAGCTAGGGCCCCGAGCTTTTCGATAAAACAAACTGAACCGCCCAAGTATTGATCACTTGCGGCGGTTTTTTCATGCTCCAGTGCCTCGCTTCGCCGATTGAATTCGTCAGGTCGTGCAAATCACCCGTCGCCGCTACGATGATTGTCGCAACGAAACACCAGCGTGATGAATGGTTGATGGATTGGACTTGGCCAGATGACGACGATGAATTGGTGACGGCCTATCACGAGGCTGGTCACGCGATCGTTGGTTGCGCACTTGGTGCCCAGATCGACCGAGTCACGCTTTCACAAGCATCGATCTTCGATGATGAAGACGGTGACCTGCCACGGCGATTCGGTGACTGCATCGTCAACTGGGGACGTGTCGACCCAAGTGACACCTGGCAACGTCAACGGGAATTGCTAACGGTTCTCGCGGGTCCCGTTGCCGAGTTTGTGTATCAAAGCGGTGACGAGGACTTGTTGGACGTACGTGCTTGGGAAAGCGACTGGCGGCAAGCTCAGTTGTGTGCGGCAGCTTTGAAACCGCAGGCGGCTCAACAAATCCGATTGATGCGAGAAGCAATCGTCCGTCTAAGAAAGATCGTTGCATCAGATCCTTGTTGGTCGGCAATTGCGGCACTCGCCGACGAGTTGATGCTCGGCGACGAGATCGAAGGCGAACAGGTCGCCGATCTGGTCCGATTTTGGTGGAGCCGCGCGTAATCGATGCATGGGTTACGATGTCGGCCTGTCTTGCAAATCAATTCCCCTCCTGGACGAACTCGCGATGAAAACGACTGGCTTGGCCGAACGAAATTGGTTTTGGGGCATCACTCTGACCGCTGTGATGATGTCCGCCACTTGTGTCTGCACAAACTGTTTTGGAACTGAACCCAGCGACGTTCTCCCGGTTTGGCCTTCGGATCCACCGAAGTGGGACGCACCGACCGAACCGGAAAGCGACTTCACAAAGCCGACAGACAACCAAGTTGGTGGTAAACGATTGATTCGTCTCGGCAATGTGTCCACACCGGAGATGCATGTTTTTCCCGCCAAAGATGCAAACGGCAATCCATCGAAGACCATCATGGTCATCTGTCCCGGAGGAGGCTTTTCAATCCTGGCTTGGGATTTGGAGGGAACCGAAATTGCCGATCAGTTGGTGGCGGGCGGCGTGACCAGCGTTGTTTTGAAGTATCGCGTTCCGACTCGCACAATGGAACCAAAATGGAAGCCACCTGTTCAAGACATCCAGCGGGCCATCGCTCTGATTCGAGCCGGCAAAGTCACCGGCGATATTCCGGAGAAGGTCGGCGTGATGGGTTTTTCCGCTGGCGGCCACGCTGCATGTCGTTCTGCCACGATCTTGGAACGTCAGTACGATGCAATCGATGACGCAGATCAAGAGATTCGCCTGCCCGATTTTGCCTGTCTGATCTATCCTGCCTGGCTGGTTAAGAAAGACTCGCCCAAAGATTTGGACGGGTTTGAAATCAACGAGAACTCGCCACCGATGTTCTTGGTCCACGGCGAAGACGACCGACTGACCGTCATGAACTGCGTGACCGTTTTTAGCAAACTTCATGAAGCCGGTGTTCCATCGGCACTGCATGTCTTCACGGGCAGCGGCCATGGTTTTGGCGGACGCATGGATGGTCGAGCGGACGATCTTTGGCCTGAACTCTGTTTGCGTTGGCTGCGTGACGAAAACCTTCTCAAGGGAAAATGAACGTTGGATCACACCATTGACGCACCACCGATTCAGCCCGAACAGGAATGGGCCAACGCATGGACGCACGGTTTATCGGCGGTGCTTTGGTGTATCGTTGGAGCCGTACTAGTTCGATCATCTGCGGGCGAACCTGGGTTGGCGATCGCCTGTGGTGTCTACGCCGCGTCGGTCGTGACCACCTTTGTTTGCTCGACCTTGTCGCACGTATTTTTGGAACAACCTTGGCTCGATCGCTTTCGAGCGTGCGACCAAGCGGCGATCTATTTGATGATTATCGGAACCTACACTCCGATCGCCTATGCCTACTCACCTGATGGCTGGCGAATCCCGTTGCTGACGGCGATGTGGATCGCCGCCCTGGCGGGATTCTTCAACAAAGCGGTGCGAATGCATCGCCTGCATTCAATCAGCGTCGTGTCGTATTTGCTACTCGGATGGCTGCCTGCCATTCCTTTGATTCGCAACGTGCCCGTCGAACTCGCTTACGCGATGTTCATTGGCGGTGTCCTTTACAGCGTCGGCACGATCTTCCTCATGAACGATCGACGAGCTCCATACCTGCACGCGGTTTGGCACCTGATGGTTTTATTGGCGTCACTCGTTCATGCAGTCGGGATCGCTTGGTACGTCGTCGCGCCCAACCAAAGCCCAGGGCTGTAAGGATTGCCAACGACGTCGATGGTTCGGGAACAGCAACGACTGTGATCGAAAAACCATCCGCAGCGACTTCGGCGGCAATCAAATCCACGTAGGGCGAAACGAAGTTGTTGAAACTGAATTTCTCCGACGTATCTGGGTCGGTGGCGATCCCCATGTTGGTCCCCGTTAATACATATTCGCCACCATATTCAATGAACGAGCCTTCACCCGAGTCACCGCCAACCAAGGTGAGCTCATCCATGCCGCCGCCTCCCAACGGATGATCCCACCGGTAAACAACCGACTCGGTGATGGCACCGGTGTTCAGTTCAACCGTCTGCGTGAAATCGATCGTATCCGAACCGAACTGTGAGTTTTGACCTTGAATGATGATGCTCCGACCCAGCATGTCAAAGTAGCCGCCTCCTAAAACCGACATTGGCGTGACCCCGTCGCTCGCCGGTATCGGGGCCTCCAATGTCACCAGCAGCAAGTCGCTGTTGTGAACCGTTCCGGCCATGAGCGTTGTGCCGTTCTCAAGCTCGAAGTCTGTTCGCAAGGTTGTTTGCAACACGGTCGATGACGCAGCCGTGTAAGTGTGCCGCGTGCCATCGGCGGCAACAAACGTTGGGTTGATCATCCCCGTATGAGTTGCGGTGACGTAGTGCAACGGGGTGATCAGCACGGCACGCCGAACAGCGACGCCGGTGAGCAGAGAGTGATCCAACCAGAAATCTGGATTGAGAGTATCGTCGCCCAAAAAACGATCGTGACGGGAAGCGGAGAAACTGGCAAACGTCGCCGCACTCGCCAGTTCCGCCATCACGAACCACAGCAACGTGGAAACGAGACCGATTTTGGTCCAACGGCGATCAGACATAAATTGACTAGGCAAATGCGGCTTTCCATGAACAACGACACCCCTGTCTATTGCGGGAAAGACTGAGAATCAATTCCCCGAATGGTTGGATGACATTGGACGCCCAAAAGTTCAATCTGCGGAAGCACTCAGCGTGGTTGCATCTTGAACATCGATTGTGATGGGAAAGCTAGCCACACCGCCATCGTTCGCTGAAATCAAAAACAACGATCGTTTTCCCAATGCCGCAACCGGATCAGCCGTGATGAACAACTCACGCTCATTTTCATCCGGCAGAACCAGCAAACCGCTTAACCCAATGTTGTCGACATAGACACCATGGGACGCATTGTGGCCGCTGCCCTCACCGCCAAACCGGATCTCGCCGTTGTTAACGTTGCCTTTCGCATCCTTGCCGCGTCGCAGCACGATCCGAGCGGATACGGTTGTGCCACGCGGAATCACGAGCGTCCAATCTTCGTTTTCAGGAACGTTCCGATCGATCGGTTGGATCATCGGAATCACGCTCGGTGGTGTGCCAACGGTCAAACCCTTGATCGTTCCCGCATCTCGTTCAACGCGGCGATCCAAAATCTCCGCCGTCGCAGTGACACGCAAATCCACTGGCTCGGCGGGCGGTTTCGTTCCGCTGGGAACAAAGATCGCACCTTCTGCGGAGTATTGGTTGGCTTCGACCACCACAGGAAAATTCGAGTGCCAGCCTGATGGCAAATCGTCCAGCTCAAACGTGATTGGCCCATCGAACCCGTCGATCCGCTGAACGTTCAAGTCAATCTTGCGACCGGCCCCCGGCGGAAGGCTAGCGTTCATCTTGCCAATCGATGCCGAATAGGATGGGGCCGCCGGTCGAATCCGCAGTCGATACAGAAAATCGTCCTCAAAGTGCCCGCGGGTATCGCCAACACAAACGGTAAAGTTCCCATCGCGTGGGGCAACGAAATCCAAGCGACTGGACTCACCCGCGACGCGGCTCGGATCATCGTCGTTTTCATAGAACACATCGAACACGGGCAATCCGTTGGGCTCTGGTTCCTCTTCCAGCCCCAACTCTCGAACGACATAGGCGGGTTCACCCAGCGCATGAGTCGTGTGGGTCGTGCCGAAGTAGGTGTGTCGATTTCCGGCTCCGGGATACACGTCAAAGCCCGAGTCGGGACCGCGCGGGTGTCGCCATGTCCTGGTGACTTCGCCACTGGAATAGAGGTATTGGTTCAGACCAATTTCTTGCCATCCAAACAATCGAAAGTCGTTGACTTGGCCGCTGTTCTTGCCGCGAAATGTGAAGTAGGTGTCTCGAACCGCTTGCAGCCTAGTTCGAAGCAGCGGTTGGCCAGCCTCATCCAATAAGACGATCTTCGGATCAAGGTCCCCCGACGTCGCATCCGCTTCGATCATCCACGTTTCGCCACGACGAGCGGAGAATCGATAGCAGTCTTGTTCGCCTCTCGTTGTCAGCGATCCAATGACTTCGCAACCACGCCGCACATCCGCAACACCATCGGTGAAGTCGAGACTGGACTCGTCCAAAGAAACCAGCGGCCCCAAATCCAAGTAAACCGGTTCCAACGTTGTGCGCCGCGGCCCAGAGTCTCGCGGGACGATCTCGGGGAGGACGCGTTTCACAACACGCCCATCCATCAAGCCGATGGTGACACTGGTCCCATCCTTCGACACGAACAGATCGCTGGGTGTTTCCCCCAAGGGCTCCATTGCCCCCACGACGGACCAATCATCGGTTCGAAGCACCTTTGCATTGCCCGCTTCACTGACGATCACCAAACCGCGACCATCGGGAGTCAGCGCCATCCCCGATATCGGAGACTCATCGACAAACCGGGTTTGCACAATCGGGTTGATCGCAGCCTCTGTCTTCGAAACCAACTTCCAAACTCTCAGACGATTGTCGGCGCCACCTGCCAACATCCATCGTCCGTCCTTTGAGAACAACACGCGATTCACTTCGCCTTCCGGTTGGCTGAGAGTGTCCAGCCGCTGGCCCGTTGCCACCTCCCAAACCTTGACCGTTTCGTCAGCGCAAGCCGAGATGAGCAGCGTGCCATCGGGAGAAAACGCGAGACCAAAGATCGCGCCGTTGTGCCCGAGCAATTCCTGGACGACCTCGCCGGTGCTCGTGTCCCAAATCAAAATTTTCCGATCGTAGCCCGCCGTTGCAATTCGCTTTCCATCGGGCGAAAACTCGGCTGCGTACAAAACGTCACGATGCCCCACCAATTCCTTGAGCACGCTGCCATCAGCAACATGGAACAAGGTCGCTTGTCCGTATCCGCCGGTCAGCCCCGATGCAGCCAGCAATTGCGTGCTATCACCACTGAACTGCAACGAATTGACTTTGCCCCAGGGATTCGCGACCTCTTTCGATTCGCCGCTGGCGACGTTCACCAAGGTGATTGCCCCAAACTTTGCAGTCGCCTGCCAGGCACCATCGTTGGACCGAGCAATCGCGGTGACCGGCAAATTCGCATCAGCAGAAGTAGCAATCTTCGGTGTCTTCAGATCCCGACGAATCGGCATTTCGCCGTCCGGCCCCTGGGCACCTTGCTCGATCCAATCGGCCAAAATCGCGAGTTCTTCTTCGCTTGGTCCTTCCATGTCATCCGGTGGCATCACCGGTTCGAGCTTGCCCGACGCCATCAAAAACATTCGGCTGCTCGACACAACTCCCGGGGTGAGTGCCAATCCTGAGTCCCCACCGCGGAGCAAGGCAGCGTGCGTGTCCATCGCCAATCCACCTTGCGCATCATCTTCGGCGTGACAACCGGTGCAATACGTTTGCAGAATCGGTGCCACGTCTTCGACAAAGTCGACCGCATGAGCGTTCATCGAGGAACAGCAAACAGCCAACAACAAATAGATGCAGTGAGTTCTCATCGGGGATCGCTTCAATGGTTGTAGGTGAACTCGACGCTCGTCAAAACGCTCCAGGCGACGTCTCGCATCGCGGTGGCTTGGTCATCTTCGTATTCATCCATCACCGCCCCCAGTGATTGACGTTCCGCCGCCGTTGGGACTCGAGACAACGCCCTTTGAAACAAGGTGTCGAGATACTCGTCACGATCCCACTTTTCCGCTGCCGCGAGGCTCGGCAAACTGGCCGGATCATTCAGTTTGGGATTCAGTGTTTCACCATTGGACAGATGAAGAACCTGAACCATTGATGGTTCCGCGTCACGCTCGCATTCACAAACAATCTCGCGAGGATTGCGACCGAAGGTTTTTAGGAAATACGAATCCACCGCGGAATCGTAGAGCTCAATCGCCCGTGTTCCAGCCTTGTAGAAATCCGTCTTCTGCTTGTCGGCTCCCGCAAAAGCGATCTCGGTGAACGAGGTCGATGTGCCTAGGACTTGATCCATCGAATCGAGCAACACCTCCGCCATCAACCGCCGAGGTGCGTAGTGGCTCAGATACTTTGGATCTTCGCGATTTCCCTCGACCGTCAAACTGCTCCGCTGATAAGTCTCGCTCTGCAAGATCGTCCGCATCAACGTCTTCAGATCGAAACCAGAATCACTCAAGTGCTTGGACGCCGCGTTGAGCAGGTCTTCGTTGCTAGCAGGATTGCTGAGCCTTAAATCATCGACTTGTTCGACAAGCCCTCGCCCAAAAAAGTTCGCCCAGATGCGATTGGTGATTGATCTCGCAAAATAGGGATTGGCTGGATCAGTCAACCATTCCGCCAAGACTTCGCGTCGATCGCGTGGGTCGTCAAAGGCCATCGGTTCGGAATCGAGCGGAGCGGGCGGCTGGGCTTTTCCAAGATTGGGTTGCACCAGTTCACCGGACGTCGAAACATACAATTGTCGCACGCCATCGCCGTTTCGCGAATCTCCGCCCCATCCCTTCGCCCGGACTCGCGAAAACAGGTTCGCCATGGCGTAGTATTGATCGTTCGTCCATTTCTCGAGTGGATGGTTGTGACACTTCGCACACCCAATCGACAATCCCAAAAAGGACTGGCACGCGCTTTCGGTCATATCCTCCGGCGTTTGATTGACCGCGAAAAAGTTCGTGGCACCGTTGGTGGCACTGCTGCCGGTGGACGTCAGTATTTCGCGAACCAAAACGTCCCACGGTTTATTCGTGCGGACACTGTCGTGGAGCCAATCGTAATACGACTTGACCGCCACCGGACGAAGCTTGTTCCCGTTGATGACCAGCAGATCCGACCATTTGTAAGACCAATAATCGGTGAAGGATTCCGCCGCCAACAATTGGTCAATCAACGCATCACGGCGTTGGTGTTCGGGTGCAGAGAAATACTGCTCACGTTCCGACTGGGTTGGCAATCGCCCGATCGTGTCCAAGGTGGCACGACGAAGAAATGTCTCGTCATCGCAAGGTTCAGACGGCGGCAACTGAAGCGTTTGAAGCTGCTGCAGGTTCAGATCATCGATGAAATTGCGACGCGGCGCTGACGCGTAAACTTCCGCGGCAAACTCATTCGGATATGGCACCGTCATTCTCGCCAGAGCGACTTTGCTGGCATACCAAACCAGCACCGCTGCTTCGCCGCTTCCATTGATCTGCACTCGGCCGGATTCATCCACACCCGCCACCGCTTCATCGGTGGCCGTGAATTGCGACCAATGAGTCACATCCCGCGAGGTGCCATCGTCGTAGTGAGCCGTCACGAGGACCTGGGAGTGGTCACCTGGATGCAGTTTGGCGTTCTCCGGAGTCACCGTGATCTTTTCAATCAAAGCATCGTCTTCGGAAGGAGCCTCCGCACCATTGGCAATCCACTGGGCCAAGATCTCATAGTCTCGCGAATTCGTATCCAGACGCAGGCCGCCTTTGTGTGGCAGGGCTCCCGTTGGTTTGGCAAGCAGCAAACTGCGGCCAGGATCGGCCATTTCAATTCGGCGCCCGCGGGCTTGCCGAGTGATGGAATGAAAATCCGCGTCGCTGTCGTACCCACGAAGTGACAGCACGAACCCGCCCTTGCCGGCCAACGCACCATGGCACGCACCCATGTTGCATCCCTGCTTTGCCAACACGCTTTGCACGTCGTTTCGAAAGCTCCATTGATGAGGCGTTTTCGTGCCACCGACCGTCACTTCCTTCGCGGTGGTCCTTCCGTCGGTCGTGGTGGCCGTCACCGTCGCGGTCCCACCGGAAACCGCGTGCAAGGTTTGACCGACGACTTTGACGATGCTCGGGTCAGACGACTCGATGGCGACTTCGTCAATCGTTGCACCGGCAATTCCGTCTTGCCAAGTGGCAACTGATAATCGTTGCAAGTCACCTGCATGTGAGAGCTCAAGTTGCTCTGGCAACAAAACCACCGACTCATGCGAGTCTGCATTCGCGATTGAGTTGGTGAATAGCGTTGCGGCCAACATCCCCAACGTGCAAAAGACGGTCAGATGGAATGAACTTTTCACGCGAACAGCTCCTTGATCTCTCGAACGCCGAAGTCAACCAGCGGGAACGGACGCCCGCCGGGACCGGGCAATTCCGCGTGCAGATCCAGATCCATTGCTTTGAAGATCGTTGCGATGATCTCGCCGGGGTTGGTCGGGCGATCCGCGGGAACGCCGCCGACCGGGTCCGACTTCCCAACCGCTCTTCCTCCGACCACGCCGCCACCCGCGAACGTGCATGAGAAACACTGTGGCCAGTGATCTCGTCCTCCCGCCGGATTGACTTTGGGGGTGCGTCCAAACTCGGCCAGCCCACAAACCATGGTGTCGTCGAGCAAACCGCGATCGTGCAGATCAGTGATCAATGCCGAGTAGGCTTGGTCATACATGGGAGCCACAATGTTTTTCATGCCTTCAATGGTCGTGAACGGTTTGCTGCCATGGATGTCCCAAGTGACTTCATTGAAGACCGTCAAAAAAGTGTTGATGGTGACGAACCGCACGCCGGCTTCAATCAGACGGCGAGCTAGCAAGCAGCATTGACCGAAGCGGTTCATGCCATAACGTTCACGGACCGAAGTCGGTTCCTTGGAAAGATCGAATGCCATGCGAGCTTCGGGGCTGTTCATCATCCGATAAGCAGCTTCAAAGTTGGCGTCGAACAGCTTCGCCGACTCGGTGGATTCGAACCGAGCCATGTGGCTTTCGATCGAATCACGCATCCGCCGCCGTCGATCAATGCGAACATCCGGTAGCGACGATGGAGGCAGCAGGTCAGGGACTTTGAAGTTTGGCTGGCTCGGATCCGCCATCAACGCAAATGGATCGTAAGCTTTCCCAAGAAAGCCACCAGCTTGTCCGTTGGGCAGATTCCCACCGCCCCGTCCCATTGTTTGCGGCAAAACAACATGGGCGGGCAAGTCCGTGCGGCGTCCCTGAAGGTATTCAACAACCGCACCGGCATGCGGGTAGTTCACGCCGCCCGTGAACTGACGCCCCGTCTGCAGCATTTGCCATCCCGCATCGTGAACGGCGGCGGCCGTGTGATAACACGAACGAACAATGGAAAACATGTCCGCGATCTCCGCGTGTTTTGGCAGGATCTCCGTCAGCTCAAAATCGCCGCGAGTCGCAATGGTTTTAAACGGCCCGCGAACCTCCACCGGTGCGTTCGGCTTCGGGTCGAAAGTGTCCATCTGACTGGGAGCCCCCAGATTGAAAATCATGATGCATGATTTTCGATCGGTGTTCTTTCCTGCGGCACCGGCGGCTTCGGCAGCCAACAGTTGCGGTAACCCAAAGCCAAGCATTCCGAGGGTTCCGACCTGCAAAAAATCGCGACGGGTCGTCCCGTTGCATGTGTGAGTCTTGGCACGGGATGTCAGATTCAACATGGCTGCGGTTCCAGGGGCTGGATCGAGAGCCGATGATCGGTTGTGGGGACGATCAGTGGGCGGATCAGATGGGCGGGAATCGTCCTTCGACGATCTTGACCATTGTAGCTGAACACGCCACGTCATTTGGGTTGCGATTCGTGCGTCCTCGTTCCGCTTTCGGATGAGATATCATTTCCGATAGCACCACAGTGGTCCTATCCGTGTTTCTCATGATTTCCCCTCGAGTAAAAATGTTCGTTCGTACCACCGATGTTGGTCTTCGTCCGCTGCGTTGGCTGCCTGCCGTGATGCTCGCCGCGATTGGAATCGTCGGGGCTAGCTTGAGCGACGCTTCCGCTCAAACCGCGTTGGGTGAAAAAGTTTTGTTTGGGGAGAGTCCACTCACTGACATCCAAATCACTTCGCAGGATGCGAAGATCGAACCAGTCCCCAACGCTTTGATGAAAGTCACGGTTCCGCCCAGCAATGGCTATCCCAATGTGCAGTGGAATGTCACCGGAACGCCGCTCCGCTTGGACGCGTTTGATGCCCTGGAGACCGAAGTTTTCAACCCCGGCAACCAATCGGTCAAAGTCGTGCTGACGGCACGCAACCCTGGATCGAGCGGTCGCGATGGCAGCAGCGCGGCTGCGGCAACGGTACCACCCAATTCATCTGGAGTCATCCGTGTCGCGTTTGGGACTTGGCATGGACAAACCGACGTTCCCTTTGACGCAGCCCGAATCCAATCGGTGGCTGTCATCATCGAGAAACCAACCGATCAAAGCTCGATCACGATCCAAAGCATCCGAGCGGTCAGCGAATCTCGTTTGCTGGAACAACTGAAGACCACCGCGTTCTTTCAAAACCAAACGCCGTTCTTCGGCCGAGGCGTGAACATCGGCAACGCGTTGGAGGCTCCTCGCGAAGGCGATTGGGGCCCGCGACTGGAAGCAAAACACTTGGACCTGATCCAACAAGCCGGTTTTGATTCGGTTCGAGTGCCAGTTCGCTGGTCGACACATGCCAGCAACACCGCCCCTTACACGATCAGCTCCACCTTCATGAAGCGGGTTCGTTGGGTGGTCGACGAAGCGTTACGCCGCGATCTCAAAGTGATGATCAACATCCATCATTACGAGGGCTTGTACGCCAATCCGGAACAGCATCACGATCGGTTCCTCGAACTGTGGCGTCAGATCGCGAACGAATTCGAGGATGCTCCGCCGGAACTGGTATTCGAAGTTTTGAATGAACCACACGAAAATCTCGACGCCGGCAAATGGAATCGCCTGTTGGCGGACGCTCTCCCAATCATTCGCGAAAAACATCCCACTCGAACGATCGTGGTTGGACCAGCGAACTTCAATTCCATCGACGCGTTGCAGTTTCTCAAACTCCCAAAAGATCGTCAAAACTTGGTCGCAACGTTCCACTACTACTCGC of the Rhodopirellula baltica SH 1 genome contains:
- a CDS encoding alpha/beta hydrolase — protein: MKTTGLAERNWFWGITLTAVMMSATCVCTNCFGTEPSDVLPVWPSDPPKWDAPTEPESDFTKPTDNQVGGKRLIRLGNVSTPEMHVFPAKDANGNPSKTIMVICPGGGFSILAWDLEGTEIADQLVAGGVTSVVLKYRVPTRTMEPKWKPPVQDIQRAIALIRAGKVTGDIPEKVGVMGFSAGGHAACRSATILERQYDAIDDADQEIRLPDFACLIYPAWLVKKDSPKDLDGFEINENSPPMFLVHGEDDRLTVMNCVTVFSKLHEAGVPSALHVFTGSGHGFGGRMDGRADDLWPELCLRWLRDENLLKGK
- a CDS encoding PEP-CTERM sorting domain-containing protein (PEP-CTERM proteins occur, often in large numbers, in the proteomes of bacteria that also encode an exosortase, a predicted intramembrane cysteine proteinase. The presence of a PEP-CTERM domain at a protein's C-terminus predicts cleavage within the sorting domain, followed by covalent anchoring to some some component of the (usually Gram-negative) cell surface. Many PEP-CTERM proteins exhibit an unusual sequence composition that includes large numbers of potential glycosylation sites. Expression of one such protein has been shown restore the ability of a bacterium to form floc, a type of biofilm.) translates to MSDRRWTKIGLVSTLLWFVMAELASAATFASFSASRHDRFLGDDTLNPDFWLDHSLLTGVAVRRAVLITPLHYVTATHTGMINPTFVAADGTRHTYTAASSTVLQTTLRTDFELENGTTLMAGTVHNSDLLLVTLEAPIPASDGVTPMSVLGGGYFDMLGRSIIIQGQNSQFGSDTIDFTQTVELNTGAITESVVYRWDHPLGGGGMDELTLVGGDSGEGSFIEYGGEYVLTGTNMGIATDPDTSEKFSFNNFVSPYVDLIAAEVAADGFSITVVAVPEPSTSLAILTALGFGWARRRTKRSRLHERVTPIKPSGAKPRAGMELVDRS
- a CDS encoding WD40 repeat domain-containing protein, translating into MRTHCIYLLLAVCCSSMNAHAVDFVEDVAPILQTYCTGCHAEDDAQGGLAMDTHAALLRGGDSGLALTPGVVSSSRMFLMASGKLEPVMPPDDMEGPSEEELAILADWIEQGAQGPDGEMPIRRDLKTPKIATSADANLPVTAIARSNDGAWQATAKFGAITLVNVASGESKEVANPWGKVNSLQFSGDSTQLLAASGLTGGYGQATLFHVADGSVLKELVGHRDVLYAAEFSPDGKRIATAGYDRKILIWDTSTGEVVQELLGHNGAIFGLAFSPDGTLLISACADETVKVWEVATGQRLDTLSQPEGEVNRVLFSKDGRWMLAGGADNRLRVWKLVSKTEAAINPIVQTRFVDESPISGMALTPDGRGLVIVSEAGNAKVLRTDDWSVVGAMEPLGETPSDLFVSKDGTSVTIGLMDGRVVKRVLPEIVPRDSGPRRTTLEPVYLDLGPLVSLDESSLDFTDGVADVRRGCEVIGSLTTRGEQDCYRFSARRGETWMIEADATSGDLDPKIVLLDEAGQPLLRTRLQAVRDTYFTFRGKNSGQVNDFRLFGWQEIGLNQYLYSSGEVTRTWRHPRGPDSGFDVYPGAGNRHTYFGTTHTTHALGEPAYVVRELGLEEEPEPNGLPVFDVFYENDDDPSRVAGESSRLDFVAPRDGNFTVCVGDTRGHFEDDFLYRLRIRPAAPSYSASIGKMNASLPPGAGRKIDLNVQRIDGFDGPITFELDDLPSGWHSNFPVVVEANQYSAEGAIFVPSGTKPPAEPVDLRVTATAEILDRRVERDAGTIKGLTVGTPPSVIPMIQPIDRNVPENEDWTLVIPRGTTVSARIVLRRGKDAKGNVNNGEIRFGGEGSGHNASHGVYVDNIGLSGLLVLPDENERELFITADPVAALGKRSLFLISANDGGVASFPITIDVQDATTLSASAD
- a CDS encoding DUF1553 domain-containing protein → MKSSFHLTVFCTLGMLAATLFTNSIANADSHESVVLLPEQLELSHAGDLQRLSVATWQDGIAGATIDEVAIESSDPSIVKVVGQTLHAVSGGTATVTATTTDGRTTAKEVTVGGTKTPHQWSFRNDVQSVLAKQGCNMGACHGALAGKGGFVLSLRGYDSDADFHSITRQARGRRIEMADPGRSLLLAKPTGALPHKGGLRLDTNSRDYEILAQWIANGAEAPSEDDALIEKITVTPENAKLHPGDHSQVLVTAHYDDGTSRDVTHWSQFTATDEAVAGVDESGRVQINGSGEAAVLVWYASKVALARMTVPYPNEFAAEVYASAPRRNFIDDLNLQQLQTLQLPPSEPCDDETFLRRATLDTIGRLPTQSEREQYFSAPEHQRRDALIDQLLAAESFTDYWSYKWSDLLVINGNKLRPVAVKSYYDWLHDSVRTNKPWDVLVREILTSTGSSATNGATNFFAVNQTPEDMTESACQSFLGLSIGCAKCHNHPLEKWTNDQYYAMANLFSRVRAKGWGGDSRNGDGVRQLYVSTSGELVQPNLGKAQPPAPLDSEPMAFDDPRDRREVLAEWLTDPANPYFARSITNRIWANFFGRGLVEQVDDLRLSNPASNEDLLNAASKHLSDSGFDLKTLMRTILQSETYQRSSLTVEGNREDPKYLSHYAPRRLMAEVLLDSMDQVLGTSTSFTEIAFAGADKQKTDFYKAGTRAIELYDSAVDSYFLKTFGRNPREIVCECERDAEPSMVQVLHLSNGETLNPKLNDPASLPSLAAAEKWDRDEYLDTLFQRALSRVPTAAERQSLGAVMDEYEDDQATAMRDVAWSVLTSVEFTYNH